Genomic segment of Drosophila simulans strain w501 chromosome 2R, Prin_Dsim_3.1, whole genome shotgun sequence:
CGAACAATTTTCGTTAGCTGAATTAGAAATTATTTCATTGGCGTTTGGAAACCTAAAACGAGAGTGGTactgaatatttataaacatgtGTTCCAAAGCCTTAAAGTTGGTTTTAAAGTTTGCAcgaataattttaaaacttcTTTGGCAAtgtaaaaatgatttattgaaGCGTTCAAATTCAATGGAACTTCCTGGCAAGCTGACgacattttatttccattgaATGGCTTCGGTGGCATGCACTCAATATCACAGCGAATGTGTTTCTGATATATTGTATTCGACTAACAGGTGGTCCTTCCGGTCTTGAATTTGTTTTACTTGTTTTAAGCacattttaaaagaattttcaGCAACTTGCTCACAGATTTTTACATGGCAGGTTTGTGACTTCTGACATcacaataaaatgtaaatgcaataTATGGTTAGTCATAAATCCTATGACGTCCCTCTCGGCAAAGTagctatattttatttaactttatttcattttaatttcggCTCTGCCTTTCAAATTTTCAGCCCAAGGCGCTGTCTTTTTTGCCAAGGATTTGCTACAAAACTTCGCTTATTTCGCTTTTTCTGCTGTCTGTCTGCCCAGACAAcgtgtgtaaatatttattttagggATACTGAAATTCTTGTACCCTTGTAAGACTGTAGCAACGagcaactaaaaatatattcacaaaataaatgccaactTACGCCGAGAGAGTCAATAGAATTGAGTTTAAAATGTGCGCatggaaatcaattaattttttgtccCAGTTGCcgctaattgaatttgcccATATCGCAAAATACACtactgaaataataaataataaatccagTGCTCCATTGTTCGCCGGAGAAACGCTGGTTTGAAAAATGTAGCGAGACACATGTTCCATATCATGGAATTTGTCCCCGTGCCGGCTAAATGAATTATGTAACATGTCTAGCCATTTAGTGCCATAATTCAAAGCAATCTATGCCAGCCCAGACAAAATAGTGCCCATCACTGGGCGTCCTCCAATAAAaatggggcgtggcagggctTTATGTGAGAACCTAAATTGCACGCAGTCCagacaaattgcatttgcatagcGTAATTGGAAAATGTCGCGTACGAACAAAAAAAGTGATTGAAAAACTATAATTTGTGCGGCGGCTTTTGGGGGGCTGCAATGAAAGACATATCTAAATGGATCAAAATAGGGAATGTTTTtaattgtgctaattttaatttactgtTTACAAAAGaataacattgaaaataaggAGCGAAACTGGTTATGCTTAGAAAATTCAAtcattatgtatatttttctgGCCCCCGTTTCCAAATCGCTTAAAACTAGTAACTCCAAATCTTAAAATCCCGTCTTAATCCATTGGACAATCTCCATCGGAAAAATGCCGGTGGCCGTGCGGCTGGTGGAGGTCTTGACCCTGATCACCATTATGGGTATGATTGCATGCATTGGTCTCAGCGTGATCCTGGCCCAAAAGACACTCAGCATGACAATTACATTTCTCGAGGTAAGCTATGAAAGTTAAACgctttcattttcataattttcacCTTTCAATTGCGTAAAGCCCGCAGCGAATATTGCCGATATGGTGCTAGTTGTAACCGAGAAAATTCTGGTATCCTCGCTGCTCTGCGTTTTGAGTCTCACAAATGCGGTGGGAAATGCCCTGCATGTGGCTGGAATCGCCTGATGATCTGTATCCTACTATATATATCAAACTTTTTCTGATCGATGTTGTATGTCTCATATCCCAATATATTGCTCGCCGCACGTTTTATTATGCCATTACTGTCTGtcagttttttttcgttttttggccaactcaaaGGCGGCACCGCTCACTAATATtcaatcaaacaattttaCGCCCCAATAAACTTTTCTAACCTGCggctggccaaaacaaaagtgcaaaagaccaaaaataaaataaagcagaaCTCAGCTCAATTGCAGCAAATTTGCGCCTGGCGAAAAAAGGAATTGGGGAATGGGGGGAGCAGCacgagaaaaataaatatttttaccacAAAAGCCA
This window contains:
- the LOC6735625 gene encoding uncharacterized protein LOC6735625; translated protein: MPVAVRLVEVLTLITIMGMIACIGLSVILAQKTLSMTITFLEPAANIADMVLVVTEKILVSSLLCVLSLTNAVGNALHVAGIA